A portion of the Stigmatella aurantiaca DW4/3-1 genome contains these proteins:
- a CDS encoding helix-turn-helix transcriptional regulator: MYFATLAPGLPEIVTLDPSDAAIASLGVCSYTRNREELATDRSWYRSVIFNDHYRPAQINHYLLSHLHIPGYRAAHDVFLFKARSEGPFTGRERQIVHHLHEELGELWMAASQARLPRRLQQTLSLLQAGYSEKEVAGRLGISPGTVHDYCKALHKRWKVRSRAELLARTRVLPQAPQLMMQEQTGACLA, encoded by the coding sequence TTGTACTTTGCGACGCTCGCGCCTGGTTTGCCGGAGATCGTCACGCTGGATCCCTCGGACGCGGCCATCGCGAGCCTGGGAGTGTGCTCCTACACGCGCAACAGGGAGGAACTCGCAACCGATCGAAGCTGGTACAGATCCGTGATCTTCAACGATCATTACCGGCCTGCACAGATCAATCACTATCTGCTGTCACATCTCCATATTCCCGGGTACCGGGCGGCGCACGATGTGTTTCTGTTCAAGGCACGGTCCGAGGGCCCCTTCACCGGGCGCGAACGGCAGATCGTCCACCACTTGCATGAGGAGCTGGGCGAGTTGTGGATGGCGGCGAGCCAAGCGCGGCTCCCCCGGCGGCTCCAGCAGACCCTGAGCCTCCTTCAGGCGGGCTACAGCGAAAAGGAGGTGGCGGGGAGGCTCGGGATCAGTCCTGGGACGGTTCACGATTACTGCAAGGCCTTGCACAAGCGGTGGAAGGTGCGCAGCCGCGCCGAATTGCTGGCACGGACGCGGGTTCTTCCCCAGGCCCCCCAGCTGATGATGCAGGAGCAGACCGGCGCGTGCTTGGCGTAA
- the sthA gene encoding Si-specific NAD(P)(+) transhydrogenase, producing the protein MAEWDLVVIGSGPAGESGAVQAARMGKRVVVVEKEPVLGGTAANTGTLPSKTLRETALYLSGYRARGLYGVETTLLHQATVSDFLYRERRVKDMERLRIGQNLQRHGVEVLQGVGSLEDAHTVVVRREGQPERRLTASFILVATGSSPYRPPLYPFGDDRVHDSDEVLELAELPRSIVVVGGGVIGCEYACMFAALGIPVTLVDAKKELLPFLDDEFSALLAQRMSALGIQLRFGHTVDALHMPESPPALLQLTLSGGEVLEAHQVLVASGRTANTAGLGLEEVGVRLGTRGHVEVGATYQTAVPHLYAVGDAIGFPALASTSMEQARVAVLHAFGAPQTLSPILPYGIYTIPEVSMAGETEESLRAKGIPYVAGRAPFSTNPRGQIIGEQHGLLKLLFHRESWKLLGVHVLGELATELVHVGLTAMVAGAGAQLFMETCFNYPTLSEAYKTATHNALLHPASGTR; encoded by the coding sequence ATGGCTGAGTGGGATCTGGTGGTCATCGGCTCGGGCCCGGCGGGCGAGAGCGGCGCCGTGCAGGCCGCGCGCATGGGCAAGCGCGTGGTGGTGGTGGAGAAGGAGCCCGTGCTGGGAGGCACGGCCGCCAACACCGGCACCCTGCCCTCCAAGACGCTGCGCGAGACGGCGCTCTACCTCTCCGGCTACCGGGCCCGGGGGCTCTACGGCGTGGAGACCACGCTGCTCCACCAGGCCACCGTGTCGGACTTCCTCTACCGCGAGCGGCGGGTGAAGGACATGGAGCGACTGCGCATCGGGCAGAACCTCCAGCGCCACGGGGTGGAAGTCCTCCAGGGGGTCGGCTCGCTCGAGGATGCGCACACGGTGGTGGTCCGCCGGGAGGGCCAGCCCGAGCGCCGCCTCACGGCCTCCTTCATCCTGGTGGCCACCGGCTCATCGCCCTACCGCCCCCCGCTCTACCCCTTCGGGGATGACCGGGTGCACGACTCGGACGAGGTGCTCGAGCTGGCCGAGCTGCCCCGCTCCATCGTGGTGGTGGGAGGAGGGGTCATCGGCTGCGAGTACGCGTGCATGTTCGCCGCCCTCGGCATCCCCGTGACGCTGGTGGACGCGAAGAAGGAGTTGCTGCCCTTCCTCGATGACGAGTTCTCCGCCCTGCTGGCCCAGCGGATGAGCGCCCTGGGCATCCAGCTGCGCTTCGGCCACACGGTGGACGCGCTCCACATGCCCGAGTCCCCCCCGGCCCTGCTCCAGCTGACGCTCTCGGGCGGCGAGGTGCTGGAGGCACACCAGGTGCTGGTGGCCTCGGGCCGCACGGCCAACACCGCGGGGCTCGGATTGGAGGAGGTGGGCGTCCGCCTGGGCACCCGCGGCCACGTGGAGGTGGGCGCCACGTACCAGACGGCGGTTCCCCACCTGTATGCGGTGGGCGACGCCATCGGCTTTCCCGCGCTGGCCTCCACCTCCATGGAGCAGGCCCGCGTGGCGGTGCTGCATGCCTTCGGGGCACCTCAAACGCTCTCGCCCATCCTGCCCTACGGCATCTACACCATCCCGGAAGTTTCCATGGCGGGGGAGACCGAGGAGTCCCTGCGCGCCAAGGGCATCCCCTACGTGGCGGGCCGGGCCCCGTTCTCCACCAACCCCCGGGGGCAGATCATCGGAGAGCAGCATGGGCTGCTCAAGCTGCTCTTCCACCGCGAGAGCTGGAAGCTGCTGGGGGTCCACGTGCTGGGCGAGTTGGCCACGGAGCTGGTGCACGTGGGCCTCACCGCGATGGTGGCGGGCGCGGGGGCGCAGCTCTTCATGGAGACGTGTTTCAACTACCCCACGCTGTCGGAGGCCTACAAGACGGCCACCCACAACGCCCTCCTCCACCCGGCGTCCGGGACGCGGTAG
- a CDS encoding pseudouridine synthase, with amino-acid sequence MPRKSPPRRAPALQDKTSRPARWEGKTKPDWLSRALARAGALPLQEAEDAIQEGRVTVNGRVVRQPLAPVPEGAVLRVDGTEVRREVETRVLAFHKPADLLTSTVSQHRTGTVYEVLLPQLPSELARYTWHAVGRLDRGTTGLLLFTNDEKLVAHATSPETHLAKRYVATVQGTADEARVAPLRQGVQLEDGPTRPAQVRIRDAHTVEVIVTEGRNHQVKRMLGAVGLPVRALHREAIGGVALDVPVGTFRLLTPEEVTEGLGYAGRHHG; translated from the coding sequence ATGCCCCGAAAATCCCCGCCCCGCCGCGCGCCGGCCCTCCAGGACAAGACGTCTCGCCCGGCCCGCTGGGAGGGCAAGACGAAGCCGGATTGGCTGTCCCGGGCCCTCGCCCGGGCGGGCGCACTGCCCCTCCAGGAAGCCGAAGACGCCATCCAGGAGGGGCGGGTCACCGTCAATGGACGCGTGGTGCGCCAGCCGCTCGCCCCGGTGCCCGAGGGGGCCGTGCTCCGCGTCGATGGCACCGAGGTCCGCCGCGAGGTGGAGACCCGGGTGCTGGCCTTCCACAAACCGGCGGATCTGCTCACCTCCACCGTGAGCCAGCACCGCACGGGCACCGTGTACGAGGTGCTCCTGCCCCAGCTTCCCAGCGAGCTGGCCCGCTACACCTGGCACGCCGTGGGCCGGTTGGACCGGGGCACCACGGGCCTGCTCCTCTTCACCAATGACGAGAAGCTGGTCGCCCACGCCACCTCCCCGGAGACGCACCTGGCCAAGCGCTACGTGGCCACCGTGCAGGGCACCGCGGACGAGGCCCGCGTGGCGCCGCTGCGCCAGGGCGTGCAGTTGGAGGATGGCCCCACCCGGCCCGCGCAGGTGCGGATCCGGGACGCGCACACCGTGGAAGTCATCGTCACCGAGGGCCGCAACCACCAGGTGAAGCGGATGCTCGGCGCGGTGGGGCTGCCCGTGCGGGCGCTGCACCGGGAAGCCATTGGGGGCGTGGCGCTGGATGTGCCCGTGGGCACCTTCCGCCTGCTCACGCCCGAGGAAGTCACCGAAGGACTGGGTTACGCGGGAAGACACCATGGCTGA
- a CDS encoding RNA methyltransferase — protein sequence MVLPIRFVLMRPRNAENLGAAARAMKNCGLSEWTWVRPEAEDLGPARRLAVHAEELLDGVRREDSLEAAVADCVWVVGTSSRKVEGKRRLLPRAVGEELVARAAQGPVAIVFGDERSGLTNAEVERCHDLSAVPTDPSQPSINLAQAVLLYAYEVRMASLAAAPPPPAPLPVAASDAELARVEETLETLLKAGGFLVDPHAGRTGLRDVFAPLRRSRLTHHEARLWLAALHTLRKRLASG from the coding sequence ATGGTGCTGCCCATCCGCTTTGTCCTGATGCGTCCGCGCAACGCGGAGAACCTCGGTGCCGCCGCCCGGGCGATGAAGAACTGCGGGCTGTCCGAGTGGACCTGGGTCCGTCCCGAGGCGGAGGACCTGGGGCCCGCGCGCCGCCTGGCCGTCCACGCCGAGGAGCTGCTCGACGGCGTTCGCCGGGAGGACTCGCTGGAGGCCGCGGTGGCTGACTGCGTCTGGGTGGTGGGGACGAGCTCCCGAAAGGTGGAGGGCAAACGAAGGTTGCTGCCCCGGGCCGTGGGGGAAGAGCTGGTGGCCCGGGCGGCGCAGGGGCCCGTGGCCATCGTCTTCGGAGACGAGCGCAGCGGGCTGACGAACGCCGAGGTGGAGCGCTGCCATGATCTCTCCGCCGTCCCCACGGATCCCTCCCAGCCTTCCATCAACCTGGCGCAGGCCGTGCTGCTGTATGCCTATGAAGTCCGGATGGCCTCCCTCGCGGCGGCCCCTCCCCCTCCGGCCCCGTTGCCCGTGGCCGCCTCGGACGCGGAGCTGGCACGGGTGGAAGAGACCTTGGAGACACTTCTCAAGGCCGGAGGGTTCCTCGTGGACCCCCACGCGGGGCGCACGGGGCTGCGGGACGTGTTCGCCCCCCTGCGGCGCTCCCGGCTGACCCACCATGAAGCCCGGCTGTGGCTGGCCGCGCTCCACACCCTGCGCAAGCGCCTGGCGTCGGGCTGA